The DNA window CCGAGTGGAAACCGACCTCGGGGGATGCGCAGCTCTTTGAAGGATTCGACCGCAAAACGGGGGAGCGCAAATGGACTGCCACCCGAGTGGACCTGGTCTTCGGCTCCAACTCACAACTGCGCGCCCAGGCGGAATTCTACGCCCAGGACGACAACCAGGAAAAGTTCGTGCGGGATTTCGTGGCGGCCTGGGACAAAGTGATGAACCTCGACCGCTTCGACATCGCCTGGTGGTAAATGGCCGACGAGCAACCGGTTTCAGCGGACGGCGTATCGCTACCGCTGAACCGAAGCGTTAAACAAGACGTTCACTGCACCTCCCGTCCGCCCCGGGCGAGGGCCCCGGCAGTATGATGGCGTTGGTGGGAAACGTGCATGACGATGGGATAAGAGGTGGGCGAAAAGCGGTCAGGCTCTTTTCGAGAGATTGTCACCATGCATAGAACCAACCCACAGCAAAGGAGGAACTCCGATGGTCTATTCACGCGCATTCTTAGTCTTGTCCGTCCTCATCATGGTTGTCAGCCTGACGGCCTGTCAGGTCGCCCCACTGCCGACCGCAACGCCCACACAGACCACAACCACTGGCATGGCACCGGTCAATGATATACAGATGTATTACGAAATCCACGGCGATGGTCCACCGCTTATCCTCCTGCATGGCGGGCTGGGCAACGCCGACTACTGGGAAAACCAGATTCCCGTCCTCTCCAAGCAATACAAGGTGATCGCCGTGGACAGTCGCGGCCATGGCCGCTCCACCGTCTCGGAACAGCCGATCAGCTACGCGCTTATGGCCTCCGATGTCCTTGCGCTCATGGACTACCTGGGCATCGAGAAAGCGCATATCCTGGGTTGGAGTGATGGCGGCATCATCGGACTCTATCTGGCCATCCATCACCCGGACCGCCTGAACAAAGTGATCGCCTATGGCGCCAACTACAATCTATCCGGCGTGCGCGCTGACGTCGGTGAGAACGAGAAGTTCAACAATTACATCGAGAAGGCAGCGAAGGACTATCAGAGGCTCTCGCCTGATCCAACGCGGTGGGACGCATTTCTGGAGAACATCAGCCAAATGTGGGCCTCCGAGCCCAATTTCACCCCAGAGCAGTTGGGCAGCATCACCGTCCCAATGTTGATCCTCGACGGCGATAACGACGAGGCCATTTACACCGAGCATACAAAGGAAATGGCCGCCCTGATCCCGACGGCAGAATTGGTCCTTATCCCTGGCACGGGACACTTTGCTATGTGGGAGAAGCCAGAGGAGTTCAACAAGATCGTGCTGGATTTCCTGGCCGATAACCGATGACCCATGAGCAGGTAGTCTCCCTGTCTAGTGTTGATGAGCCCATGGGAGACCATTTTATGAGGCGATTCATGAATCGCCCCCGCCCCGGCAACACTCATGAGGGAGACTCCCCATGAGCAGGCAAGGGCAAAAAGGAGGCCTGGACCGGTGAGGAGAAATCGGCGAAGATGGATAATGCTCGTTTTTTCCGTGCTCGTTCCACTGCTTGCAGCGTACGGATTGTTGCGCTTCCTCCCATCCGCGTGGTCTGAGGAAGAAATCTCGTACTTCGATCCCCTGGATTACAGCCCCCTCGACCAGCGCGAGACGGTCTCCCCGACCGTCAGCAGCATACACTTTGACCTCGTCGGCGCTTTAGCCATTGCAGCCGGTTTCTCCATCACCGATGCAGCCACTATCCAGGCCTATTCCGAGGGCACGGATGCGGGCAACCTGCCGACCGTGAACCCGGTGTACACCTTTGACGCAGACCCGAATAACTATCCCGTCCCGCCGCCCATCACCAGCGTCATCACCAGCACCATCTGTCCCTCACCGGCAACCACTGGGCCGGACGTGTCCATGGGCTCCACCGACCAGATGAGTTGTCTCGAATGCTTCACCGATCGCTTTGGCCCCTATGGCGTCTTTTTCCACATGCCCCACAACCGCCCTAGCGAGCTAGGAGCCATCGAGGCTTGGGCTTTGGGCCTGACCGATACCCTGGTGGGTCAGGTCATCTTTGGCTACAGCAGCACGGTAGCCTTTGAGTGGCAAGACCCCGCCTATAACATCTACGAAACCACCCCCTGCTTCGTCACCGAGACCGCCACCATAGATACCGGCAGCATCCAGGCCGGCAGCCTACCAGCCTTTGGCATCTACCTGCACTCCCTGGGCGACAACTGGTCACACAAAGAGTGTATCGCCGCCGCAGACAGCGAGGGCTATCCCTTTGCCGCCCATGTCAAAGTAGACGGTCCGCAGGACCCTTTGTGGCCCTGCCGCTGGACCCACCACAAAGTGGAATTCGGCGACCCTCAATTGTTTCCCGACAGCAACCGGACCTTTAGTGGTACCCTGGCGCTCTACGATGCGCTGACGCGTTTTGCCGCCCAGAGCGAGCGACCGGTGTATCGCTCCATCCCCGTCACCGCCGAAGGAAACCACATCTACAACACCCTGTACACCTTTGTGCATACGACAACCGTCCGGCACCCAGAGGTGAGGCGCGAAATCGCCGACGAGCTGCGAAACTGGGCCCTGGAAACGAGAGAAAGCAAACCCGACTATTGGTTGAATAGGCTATACCTCCCCCTCACCATCAAGCGGGAGGGTTTCTGAGCAACAACGAGCACACCTATCTGAGACGCCGCTACGCGGCGCGAGTGAGCCGAGAGCCATCCAATATCAACGGAGTTTCTGATGAGAGAATTTTTCATTCCACTCCTGTCACACCTCATAGGGGAACTTCCCGTCCTGTTCGTGTACGTCGTGGGGATCATCCTCTCCCTGGCATTTTGGCGTCGGTACCCACGCCCGTGCGCGCTCACCTTGATCGCGATGGCGCTCCTGATACTGGCCTTGATCGGACAGGCCTCCATGGGCGCCTACTTCGCCTACAGGGGGCCCGGCCTGGGTCTGGAGCCCGGGAGACTGGGGCAAATGCTGATGGTTAGAACGCTCATAAGCTCCCTCGTCCGGGCACTGGCGTTCGGCCTGTTGCTGGCCGCGATATTCGCCGGCCGTGAACCGCAAGGGGAGGCGTAGCGAAGCGGCGAGGATTCTGTCTCCTGAGTTATCGGAGGCAGATTCCATCCGCCCCAACCCCAGAGCGTACCCGATCATTGACCCGCAAGGCGACCGAAGGCACCTCCGCGCAAGGCTCTTTCAAAGTCAGCGATGGGAACCGGGATGGCGGGGGCGTCCTCGCGTTCTGAAAATTACCGGCAAGATGTTCTGAGGGGTCTCCTTCAACGACCAGCTCCACAGGGGGAGGTGTGGAGGGGTCCTCCCCTCCACGGAAATCCCGGCTTTTCCGGCCTGTACCTGCCTCTCTCGGCCCTCTTTCCGCAGGACTCAGGCTGAGGCCAGGCAGGTCGAGGGCAAAAGAAGGGCTTTTTCCGGAGGGGCAGAGCCCCTCTGGGCCTCCCCCTCACACCGCGTCCAGGCAGAGCCGCGTCAGATAGTACAGCGTCGGCTCCGCGATGTGCAGGTTGTTGAGGAGCGGCTCGGTGTAGCGGATGTCGCCGTAGGTCGCCCCACCGAAGTGGTGCTGCGCTCCCACGTGGTTGTTCCAGTCCACCCCCTCCGTCAGGAAGCCGTACGGGCCATGATGATGCCGGGCAATGGCCCGCAGGATCGTCAGCCCCTTGCGCAGAAACCGCCGCCGGCCGGTATCCGCATATGCCTCCAGGTACGCCTGGGCCGCCTCGGCGTTCTCCCACAGGTAGGCCGTGTCCCACGAGCGCTCCATCCACAGCAGCCCTCGCGTCGCCACGCCGTTGCGGTCCTCCCGCATTTCGAACTGGCGTAACCCCTTCAGGGCCACATCGTACGCGAAGGCCGTGAGCCCCGAGTCGTTCAACAGCACCCCCAACCGGCGGAACGTGCGAAAGGCGACGGCATACGCCACGCACTCATGAGGATCGTAGGTGTCGTGGTTGATGGAGCCGAAGAAGCCATCGGAGGCGACGAACCGATCGGCCTGAGCTCGCAGGGCAGCGCGGTAATCGGCCAGCCCCGCCTCGGTGAGCCCGGCCCACAGATCCAGGATGAACAGCCCATCGGCGCTGGCGGCGAAGAAGGGGTCGTCCTCCCCCTCAGGGGTCCAGGGGTATGCGGAGCCGTCCGGCCGGGAGCGACGGGGAAACCAGCCGTTGTCCGCCATCTCCAGATGCTCGTCCAGCCAACGGGCATATCCCAGCGCGGCCGCCCGCATACGCGGCACGCGCCGATCGTCCCCCAGCATCCAGCTGAAGCGTAGCAGCTGATCGGCAATGCGAGCCGTGGAACCTGCACAGAACCAGTCGTCGCCCGACTTGTAGTTCAGACACAGCCGGCCGCCGGGGATATGACGATAACCGACGATGAAGCCGGTGTCCCAGTCGATGAATCCATCCTCCAGAACGTGATCCAGCAGCGCCAGCGCCTCCCGGCACACAGCGGGCTGCCCCATCACGCGGCCGTACTGGTACAGCTCCATAGCGCCGCCTACGGCGTTCGCCGCCCAGCCCGGCCCCTCCAGCACGCCGAAGTCGTGCCAGGTCATGGGCGTCCCCTCGGGGTCCACGAAGGTGGAGCAGGTGACCACGATACGGCACCAGGCAATGACGGGCGAAGCGCACCGAATCGTGCAGGCTATCCAGGATCGTATAGCCGGAATCCTCAGGCAGATAGAAGCCGGACGCGGGCATGTCTCCCTCCGAATCAGTAAACGCACTCGCAACGGATCGTGTCCACCATCGCCTGGACGTTGGCCTCGGGCGTGTGGATGGGGATATCGTGCGTGGAGAGGATGAGCCCGCCCGACCGGCCGAGGATCTCAAACGTCTCCAACACATGGCGTCGCACGTCGGCGGGCGTGCCGTTGGGGATGACGCCATACGTGTCCAACCCACCGTAGACGGCCAGCCGATCCCCGTATCGCTCCAGGAAGGCGCACAGATCATTGAGCTGCGGCTCCAGCGGATTGACGGCGTCGAAGCCCAGCTCGACGAGGGCATCCAACGCCGCGGTCAGGTCGCCGTCCGAGTGGAAGAGCACGGGCAGGCCCGCCGCGTGGGCGATGGCGATGGGCTCGGCGAAGCAGGCGAACACGATCTGACGGATGTGCCCCAGCGACAGCAGCAGCCCATCCCGGCCGGCGATGTCGTCCATCAGGTAGATGGCATCCACGTCCAGGCGCACCAGCCGCTCCACCAGCGCCGCGTAGATCCCCGCCCAGCGCCGTATGATCCGCTCCAGCACCTCCGGGCTATCGTATACGTCCAGGAACAGGTTCCGGTACAGCCGCATCCCGTGCAGGATCGTGAGCGGCCCCACCACATCCACGAAGATCGCCACGTCCGGAAAGCGCGCCCGATCCGCCCGGATGGGGTCGTAGACGGCGTCATCGGTGGGATCGGGAAGCGGCAGGTCGGGAACCTCGGCCAGGGAGTCCACCAGCGGGGCTACATGCCAGGCGGTGCCGTCCCGCTCGACGGTGGGGCCGGCCGGCCATGTCCAGCCGGGGAAGCTCTCCAGGACATCCGCCCCGAAGTGCGTGATGCGGAAGTGCTCGCCGTACCGGGCCGCATATCGGGCCATCAGCCGGCGGTCCATCCAGAAGTTGAACGGCGCCCGATCCGGGCGTTCCCGGCGGAGCGCCGCCCTCACCCGGTCCCGGCTGGACCAGGGGACATCGGACACGGATCATCCTCCCGGCTCGTACAGGATGAACCACCGCCCCATCTGGGACGGAGCGACTGTCAGATCGAGACAGGCGGCGGGCTCCAGGGCTCGCGTCTCGTCCACACGTCCGCTGAACAGATCGAGGGCCCCCAAATGCACTGCATGCCAGCCACGGGTATCCACCGGCAGGCGCACATGGATGGGATCTCCCCCCATCGCGCCCTCCGCTTCCAGATCGAGCCATTCATACAGAGGACCATCCTCGCCGCCCGTGTC is part of the Chloroflexota bacterium genome and encodes:
- a CDS encoding alpha/beta fold hydrolase, producing the protein MVYSRAFLVLSVLIMVVSLTACQVAPLPTATPTQTTTTGMAPVNDIQMYYEIHGDGPPLILLHGGLGNADYWENQIPVLSKQYKVIAVDSRGHGRSTVSEQPISYALMASDVLALMDYLGIEKAHILGWSDGGIIGLYLAIHHPDRLNKVIAYGANYNLSGVRADVGENEKFNNYIEKAAKDYQRLSPDPTRWDAFLENISQMWASEPNFTPEQLGSITVPMLILDGDNDEAIYTEHTKEMAALIPTAELVLIPGTGHFAMWEKPEEFNKIVLDFLADNR
- a CDS encoding catalase-peroxidase (has catalase and peroxidase activities), with translation EWKPTSGDAQLFEGFDRKTGERKWTATRVDLVFGSNSQLRAQAEFYAQDDNQEKFVRDFVAAWDKVMNLDRFDIAWW